One genomic segment of Bacteroides caccae includes these proteins:
- a CDS encoding ankyrin repeat domain-containing protein gives MRREEVVAQWQREYDSFLQDCMNRDWAKIARADEPNRDWAIMFEVDRSFINNAKSLLFTIENRLYDVLQFLLDKGADPNSSLRRYNSDRRCYESTTPLIEAVKIGNLESVKILLDNGADINFCVERNLSDRDVYFNKTRIRVKEPSDDLYIKPREKRTDDEKMYIWKYSTGELANMSPIQIAYNYRHDNIVDYLLSRGATMKVNIRPSGIFPFPFTTLGEMLRRCKLYFIKEVGLCEERYYALRTQVREFESTKELLKGYEVRNAVPYPFRIVSTAVLLLDNSLEFKFQYMALYSLFILEYWNEIINSKTHIAAYAKVDDIGYLICWLVKETEYSKSTRQSLGLK, from the coding sequence ATGCGAAGGGAAGAAGTAGTGGCACAATGGCAGAGGGAATATGATAGCTTCTTACAAGACTGTATGAATAGGGATTGGGCTAAGATTGCAAGAGCTGATGAACCCAATAGGGATTGGGCTATAATGTTTGAAGTAGATAGGTCATTTATAAATAATGCGAAGAGTTTGCTCTTTACTATAGAGAATCGACTGTATGATGTGTTACAATTCTTATTAGATAAAGGTGCTGACCCCAATTCTAGTTTAAGGAGGTACAATAGCGATAGAAGGTGTTATGAAAGCACAACTCCATTGATAGAGGCTGTTAAAATAGGTAATTTAGAATCTGTTAAAATATTACTCGATAATGGTGCAGATATTAATTTCTGTGTGGAGAGAAACCTATCAGATAGAGACGTATATTTTAACAAGACAAGGATTAGAGTGAAAGAACCTTCTGATGATTTGTACATTAAACCAAGAGAGAAGAGAACAGATGATGAGAAGATGTATATTTGGAAATATAGTACGGGAGAGTTAGCCAATATGTCTCCTATACAAATTGCCTATAATTATCGTCATGACAACATTGTTGATTATTTGTTGTCTAGAGGGGCTACGATGAAAGTTAATATAAGACCTAGTGGAATCTTCCCGTTCCCCTTTACTACTTTAGGCGAAATGTTGAGACGCTGTAAATTGTATTTTATCAAAGAAGTTGGACTATGTGAAGAACGATATTATGCTTTACGTACCCAAGTTAGGGAGTTTGAGAGTACTAAAGAATTATTAAAGGGTTATGAAGTACGAAATGCTGTGCCATACCCCTTTAGGATTGTTTCAACAGCAGTACTTCTTCTAGATAATTCTCTTGAATTTAAATTCCAATACATGGCATTATACTCACTATTTATTTTAGAATATTGGAATGAAATAATAAACTCGAAGACCCATATTGCAGCTTATGCAAAGGTTGATGATATTGGATATTTGATATGTTGGCTTGTAAAGGAAACAGAATATTCGAAATCTACAAGGCAATCACTAGGTTTAAAATAA
- a CDS encoding polysaccharide lyase 8 family protein, protein MKFNYHIIILLLLIVRLFTPSTAKASQNYINNLYPSDNDEFETLMEKIRKDFAQNPLIDEFLHKYDTAKGCFTDVDYSRRDRTNWEPLTHIDRLYDFAFAYTNPQNTYYQNEDIYNKIVKGLEYWYERNPNCNNWWYNQIAEPQKIGILLIQMRVGKKQIPAELETKTLQRIRKEGGDPVKWTGANRTDIALHWIYRSCLEKNEADLETALANAYSPIEYTVKEGFQHDNSYFQHGVQLYIGGYGDEILKGTTQVAMYTQGTKYALSTEKIQLLSKFMRQTYYQAIRGKYMLFDVLGRGISRKDITDKSATALFAERMAVLDPEHIEEYKAIIARLKDEQAADYKLKPLHTHYFRGDYTLHVRPGYTFDVRTVSTRTMRCEYGNGENLKTYFMSDGCTNIVTQGNEYANIFPAWNWRRIPGTTAPQLDTIPMAASDWQTRGTSTFAGGVSDSIYGVSAYAYMDNYAGVNTGAKKAWFFFDNEVVCLGSGINSTSYAPVYTTINQCLLDDKNILLSQNKQQTTIKKGEFSYDSPDWVLHNGIGYIFPQGGRIFLCNQQQTGSWYDINHTESKEMQQREVFTLGFNHGTNPRNATYAYIIAPGITSARQMNAYNKKNGIEILANTDAMQIVRNKKLNIWQMVFYREGTFTHKDITVKVDKACALMLKDIYQSSAELHIADPAQSQSCIKVDVYIPKVSKNTRSILCDFEKTGIYAGASKKYSL, encoded by the coding sequence ATGAAATTCAATTACCACATTATCATCCTTTTGCTTTTAATTGTCCGATTGTTCACACCAAGTACGGCAAAGGCTAGCCAAAACTACATCAACAACCTATATCCCTCCGACAATGATGAATTTGAAACTTTAATGGAGAAAATAAGGAAAGACTTTGCACAGAATCCGCTTATTGACGAGTTTCTACACAAATACGATACCGCCAAAGGCTGTTTCACCGACGTGGACTACAGCCGCCGCGACCGTACAAACTGGGAACCTCTCACTCACATAGACCGACTGTATGATTTTGCATTTGCCTACACCAACCCTCAGAATACTTACTATCAGAACGAAGATATCTATAATAAGATAGTGAAAGGGCTGGAATATTGGTATGAACGCAATCCGAACTGCAACAACTGGTGGTACAACCAGATTGCCGAACCGCAGAAAATCGGTATACTGCTTATACAGATGCGTGTCGGGAAAAAACAGATACCGGCAGAATTGGAAACTAAAACCTTGCAACGTATCCGCAAAGAAGGAGGAGACCCCGTCAAATGGACCGGTGCTAACAGAACCGACATCGCACTTCACTGGATTTACCGGTCATGTCTGGAAAAAAACGAGGCCGACCTGGAAACGGCTCTCGCAAATGCTTACAGTCCGATAGAATATACAGTAAAAGAAGGTTTCCAGCACGACAACTCTTATTTCCAACATGGTGTACAACTTTATATCGGTGGATATGGCGATGAGATCCTGAAAGGAACAACTCAGGTGGCTATGTATACCCAAGGAACAAAATATGCCTTGAGCACCGAGAAGATACAGCTGTTAAGCAAGTTCATGCGCCAAACTTATTATCAGGCCATACGCGGAAAATATATGCTTTTCGATGTACTGGGCAGAGGCATAAGCCGGAAAGATATCACCGACAAAAGCGCCACCGCCCTATTTGCCGAACGTATGGCGGTTCTCGATCCGGAACATATTGAAGAGTACAAAGCTATCATCGCACGTCTAAAAGATGAACAGGCTGCCGACTACAAACTAAAGCCTCTGCATACACATTATTTCCGAGGAGACTATACCCTGCACGTACGCCCCGGCTATACGTTCGACGTCCGTACTGTATCCACCCGCACCATGCGTTGTGAATACGGCAACGGAGAAAACCTCAAAACTTATTTCATGTCGGACGGATGTACCAATATCGTAACTCAAGGAAATGAATATGCCAATATCTTCCCAGCATGGAACTGGCGCAGAATCCCCGGAACAACGGCTCCGCAACTGGACACGATCCCAATGGCCGCAAGCGACTGGCAGACTCGGGGAACTTCCACTTTTGCCGGAGGGGTGTCCGACAGTATCTACGGAGTGTCCGCCTATGCTTACATGGACAATTATGCCGGTGTGAATACCGGAGCCAAAAAAGCCTGGTTCTTTTTCGACAATGAAGTGGTGTGTTTAGGATCAGGAATCAATTCTACTTCATACGCACCTGTATACACCACAATCAACCAGTGTTTGCTTGATGACAAGAACATATTATTATCACAGAACAAGCAGCAAACGACAATAAAGAAAGGAGAATTTTCCTACGATTCTCCCGATTGGGTATTACATAACGGAATCGGATATATCTTCCCTCAAGGCGGCAGGATATTCTTATGCAATCAGCAACAAACGGGCTCATGGTATGACATCAACCATACAGAATCGAAAGAAATGCAACAACGGGAGGTTTTCACACTCGGATTCAATCATGGAACTAACCCTCGTAACGCTACTTATGCATACATCATAGCACCGGGAATAACTTCTGCCCGACAGATGAATGCATACAATAAAAAGAATGGGATTGAAATCCTGGCAAATACGGATGCCATGCAGATCGTAAGAAACAAGAAGCTGAATATCTGGCAAATGGTATTTTACCGGGAAGGAACTTTCACTCACAAAGATATTACTGTAAAAGTAGATAAGGCATGCGCATTAATGCTCAAAGATATCTATCAAAGTAGTGCAGAACTGCACATTGCTGATCCTGCACAGAGTCAGTCGTGCATCAAAGTGGATGTATACATCCCCAAAGTTTCCAAAAACACCCGTAGTATCTTATGTGATTTTGAAAAGACAGGCATCTACGCCGGTGCATCCAAGAAATACTCTCTTTAA
- a CDS encoding helix-turn-helix domain-containing protein, with translation MNDQIKQIAERLRGLRDVLELTSEDIARDSDISAEEYRLAETGEYDISVSMLQKIARTYNVALDALMFGEEPKMSSYFVTRAGKGTSIERTKAYKYQSLAAGFMNRTADPFIVTVEPKGDDEPIHYNKHNGQEFNLVLEGRMLINIEGKEIILNQGDSIYFNSKLPHGMKALDGKTVRFLAVIM, from the coding sequence ATGAATGACCAAATTAAACAAATAGCAGAACGCCTCCGCGGACTACGCGACGTACTCGAACTGACTTCTGAGGATATCGCCCGCGACAGTGACATTTCTGCTGAAGAGTACCGACTCGCAGAAACTGGAGAATACGATATTTCTGTCAGTATGTTGCAGAAAATAGCCCGTACCTACAATGTCGCCCTCGATGCCCTGATGTTCGGCGAAGAACCCAAAATGAGCAGCTACTTTGTAACCCGCGCCGGCAAGGGGACCAGTATCGAACGTACGAAAGCCTACAAATACCAGTCTCTGGCAGCCGGATTCATGAACCGTACCGCCGACCCGTTCATCGTCACCGTTGAACCGAAAGGAGATGACGAGCCGATCCATTACAACAAGCATAACGGTCAGGAGTTCAACCTCGTACTCGAAGGACGTATGCTTATCAACATCGAAGGCAAGGAAATCATCCTCAACCAAGGCGACAGCATTTATTTTAACTCCAAACTTCCACATGGCATGAAAGCGCTCGACGGCAAAACGGTACGTTTTCTGGCAGTAATTATGTAA
- a CDS encoding AMP-binding protein, with the protein MVERFLSQTSFTSQEDFIKNLKINVPENFNFGYDVVDAWAAEQPDKNALLWTNDKGESRQFSFADMKRYTDMTASYFQSLGIGRGDMVMLILKRRYEFWYSTIALHKLGATVIPATHLLTKKDIIYRCNAADIKMIVAAGEGIILQHIKDALPECPTVEKLVSVGPEIPEGFEDFHAGIESAAPFVRPRHANTNDDISLMYFTSGTTGEPKMVAHDFTYPLGHIVTGSFWHNLNENSLHLTIADTGWGKAVWGKLYGQWIAGANIFVYDHEKFTPGDILEKIQNYHVTSLCAPPTIFRFLIHEDLTKFDLSSLKYCTIAGEALNPAVFDTFKKLTGIKLMEGFGQTETTLTIATMPWMQPKPGSMGLPNPQYDVDLIDHEGRSVEAGEQGQIVIRTSKGKPLGLFKEYYRDAERTHEAWHDGIYYTGDVAWKDEDGYLWFVGRADDVIKSSGYRIGPFEVESALMTHPAVVECAITGVPDEIRGQVVKATIVLSKEYKNRAGEELIKELQNHVKKVTAPYKYPRVIEFVEELPKTISGKIRRVEIRENDQK; encoded by the coding sequence ATGGTAGAAAGATTTTTATCACAGACCTCCTTTACCTCACAAGAGGATTTCATCAAGAACCTGAAAATAAACGTCCCGGAAAACTTCAACTTCGGTTATGACGTAGTAGATGCCTGGGCTGCCGAACAGCCCGACAAGAACGCTTTACTGTGGACAAATGACAAAGGTGAAAGCCGTCAGTTCTCATTTGCCGACATGAAACGTTACACAGACATGACGGCTTCCTATTTCCAAAGTCTGGGCATCGGCCGTGGCGACATGGTTATGCTGATCCTGAAACGCCGCTACGAGTTCTGGTATAGCACGATCGCCCTTCACAAACTGGGAGCAACCGTCATTCCGGCCACTCATCTGCTGACTAAAAAAGATATCATCTACCGTTGCAACGCTGCTGACATCAAGATGATCGTAGCTGCCGGCGAAGGAATCATCCTGCAACATATCAAGGACGCCCTGCCCGAGTGCCCTACCGTAGAAAAGCTGGTCAGCGTCGGTCCCGAGATTCCGGAAGGATTCGAAGACTTCCACGCAGGGATTGAGAGTGCCGCCCCGTTTGTACGGCCCCGCCATGCAAACACCAACGATGATATCTCATTAATGTATTTCACTTCCGGCACCACCGGCGAACCTAAAATGGTGGCACATGACTTTACCTATCCGCTGGGCCATATCGTTACCGGCAGCTTCTGGCATAATCTGAACGAAAACAGCCTTCACCTTACTATCGCCGATACAGGCTGGGGCAAGGCCGTGTGGGGAAAGCTCTACGGACAATGGATTGCCGGAGCAAACATCTTTGTCTATGACCACGAGAAGTTCACTCCGGGAGACATTCTGGAAAAGATACAGAATTATCATGTAACTTCCCTCTGTGCACCTCCCACTATCTTCCGCTTCCTGATTCACGAAGACCTGACGAAGTTCGATCTGTCTTCACTCAAATACTGCACTATTGCCGGAGAAGCATTGAATCCCGCTGTATTCGATACATTCAAGAAGTTGACAGGCATCAAACTCATGGAAGGTTTCGGTCAGACCGAAACTACTCTTACCATTGCCACTATGCCTTGGATGCAACCGAAACCGGGTAGCATGGGATTGCCCAATCCCCAATATGATGTGGACTTGATTGACCATGAAGGCCGTTCCGTAGAAGCCGGAGAGCAGGGACAAATCGTAATCCGTACCAGCAAAGGTAAGCCGCTCGGTCTTTTCAAAGAGTATTACCGGGATGCGGAACGTACCCATGAAGCTTGGCACGATGGAATTTACTATACCGGAGACGTTGCCTGGAAAGATGAAGACGGTTATCTCTGGTTTGTAGGTCGTGCCGACGACGTTATCAAGAGTTCCGGCTACCGCATCGGCCCGTTCGAAGTGGAAAGCGCCTTGATGACACATCCCGCAGTTGTAGAATGTGCCATTACCGGAGTGCCCGACGAGATTCGCGGACAAGTGGTGAAAGCAACGATTGTATTGTCTAAAGAATATAAGAACCGCGCGGGAGAAGAATTAATCAAAGAATTGCAGAATCACGTGAAGAAAGTGACTGCGCCCTATAAATATCCGCGTGTAATCGAGTTCGTAGAAGAACTTCCGAAAACAATCAGCGGTAAGATTCGTCGTGTAGAAATCCGCGAGAACGATCAGAAGTAA
- a CDS encoding DUF2007-related protein, which yields MITSRKISQVNVFAGSPWEVASVKNLLKAAYIEVSMKENGRNGFLLSVPCEYYTAAMRVIGNRKIS from the coding sequence ATGATTACAAGTAGAAAGATTTCTCAAGTCAATGTTTTTGCTGGTAGTCCTTGGGAAGTAGCCAGCGTAAAGAATCTGCTGAAAGCAGCATATATTGAGGTTTCAATGAAAGAGAATGGGCGGAACGGTTTCCTCTTATCTGTCCCTTGCGAATATTATACGGCAGCAATGCGTGTGATTGGCAATAGAAAGATTTCATAG